The DNA window GTACCTCTACTGGATTTTCCTGCAATGCAGCCAACATAAGACCGGTGTTATGCAAATTGCTATCCTTTACTAATCGACGGTACTTTTTAGCATTACCTTGATTCAAAAAAAATAAGCGATCCACTGTTTCATTATCAACAATTCCCCATATTTGATTATATTTATCTTCAATTGAAGTATCTTTTTGAAGTATTTCTTCCATTTTATTTACCAAAGGAAGATTTGCGACGGAAACGAAACCAGCTATTTGAATCATATATTGCGTCTTTAATGCCATTAAGCTTGGCCCAGATAAAATAATTTTGTTAATAATAGTTGGAAGAGCATATGTAAATTCAAGAGCAAGCTCCCCTCCAAATGAGTAGCCTAATAAATCGATTTTTTTCACATCTATCCACTCAATTATTTTCTTGAAGTCATCAACTAATTCATTAATAGAATAAGCTTTATCAGAAAGTGGTTTTTCACTCCTACCACAACCACGCTGCTAGTAATATATGACGGTTCTTTCTTGAGAAAGAACAGGACCGGCAGTTCTTTCAAATGTATATAGGTTTCCTCCTGGACCCCCATGAATAATAAATAAAGGGATCGTACTATGTTCTTTTCCCTCCACTTTTATCCAGTGTTTTATTCCATTAATATCTACTAGGTACTCACCATTTTCAATTTTCATATATACCTCTCTTTAAGTCATTTCTGAATTCTGATTAATCATTTATCCAATAGTAATAATTTCATCCTTATAAGATTCTATATCGATTAAGGATTTCCCTTTATTGAATAAAAGCAGTAGCAGGGCGAATTACCCTGTTGCCTAATTTACAGTGCCTTGATATAAAGCATCCTTGGAAATGACTAAGTTTACTACCGCATTACAAGGTTTAAGAGAAAAATTAGAATGAAAACTACTAGTATTCTGTTATAGTAAGAAACTTTCGAAGAAATTGCGTCGTGCTAAATTCTCTTAAATTAAATACTGCAAATAGTTCCAACAAAAATACTAATTTCTAGTTTTTCAGTGCCCTCAATTCAAAATGGAGCGCTTTTCAAATGGCGTTAGTATCGAGAATCGTACAGCCTTCACCTCAGTAGCATTCAACTTCAGTAATATTCTAATTTAATAGATAATTCGCACTAATAAAAAGGAAATTTTTCATCTAATAGCGAATTAATTAGTTATACCTTTTATATATTAATAGCAAGACAAAACGAAACTGAGGAGAATAGTATGAACATTTTGGTCAATTATTCAGGAGATTATCTACAACTTCTTACACCTGAGTTGGAAAATAAACTACAAGCCATCCATCTTGGAATTCATACAAAATCTGCTGAAGGTGCAGATTATTTAGGTTGGGCAGAGTGGCCGGGTTCTATTAGTCCAGCGTTTCTACAGGATATCAAAGAAACTGCAGAACGCATTCGCTCTACTTCTGATGTTTTAGTTGTCATTGGTATTGGAGGGTCATATTTAGGGTCAAAAGCGGTAATCGAGGCATTATCTACACCGTTCCAGAATTCAAATGACTTAGAAGTAATTTTT is part of the Psychrobacillus sp. FSL H8-0483 genome and encodes:
- a CDS encoding proline iminopeptidase, producing MKIENGEYLVDINGIKHWIKVEGKEHSTIPLFIIHGGPGGNLYTFERTAGPVLSQERTVIYY